gcacacacacaatatatatatatatatatatatatatatatatatatatatatatatatatatatatatatatatatatatatatacatatttgaaagggtaaaacattcttccgtgttgatattatggtagaaaaactcacaatgcaaataaatctagtttttgcattgtgggtttttctaccatggaCATATATCCACCTATTTACCAATCTATCTAAATATTTTCGTAGTCGTTTTCGCAGATTATTAAATACCTTCAGAAAGGCCGTAAAAAcagacgtatgtatatatttgaaaattagcTGATGACAGGTTTCTACTACAGACGATCCGAGGGTCCCTGGATAAGGAACAGCGTCTCTCCAAGGATATCGTTGGATATATGAACACCGTTACTCACCGGTCATCTTCTGTGTCACTGTGACGTCATCCGCTGAAGTATCTCTAGCTGTGGATGGATATTTGAtttgtttcttcgtttctttgttttatcttttttttttaatcatgtgaTCCTTAAGACAATGTATATATTGGTCGTCTCTTAAATATATTCATTTGGTCAGAGTTGCAGTTTAGGATCTCACAGGGTCTTCCCTTTTAGATTTGCATATTGCTAGGATCATTTCAGAACTTCCTTTAGCAAGGATCCCTCATCCAAgaagtttatttcattttgtatgtTATCTTTTAGAACTCCATTTAGGTAAGGATCTCTCTTCATACGAGTTAATTTAGCTAAGGATTCCTCATCACAGGATATCATTTAGTTAGGATCCCTCATCCTAGGACTTGATTAGGATCCTACATCTCAAAACTCCCTAATAATATCTTACATTTTAGAATTCGCATTAACTAGGACCCCTCACCCTAGGCATTAATTTACATGGACCCATCATCCCAGAACTTGCTTTAACCAGTATCCTATCTTTCAGAAGTATCCCAATATCCCTTCAgtttttcatttatcaatttatttattatcatttcctaatttacctattcatttatcattattttctatttattcatcttttttctccatACCATTCTCCATTTGCTGGGATTTTACTCCCTGCGTCTTATCTCGTAAACCCTTACTTAGTTCGTTGTTCTTCAGGATTTACAATGCAATTTTTGGGAGACTCTCGTGGCCTTGACCCTCTCGTCATTACGGGCCACGGAACAAGAAAGTGAGTACTTTTATGTtgtaaggagaaggaaggggaaaaggaggaggaggaggaggaggaggaggaggatggggaggaggagagaggaggaggagggggaagaggaggaggaggaggagggggaggaggaagaggagaaggaggaggaggaggaggaggaggaggaggaggaggaggaggaggaggaggaggaggaggaggaggaggaggaggaggaggaggaggaggaggaggaggatggggaggggaggaggaggaggaggggaagggaagaaggaggaggagggggaaaatgtgaaagaagaaCTACAAATAAACAGAATACAAATGAAACTAGAAGAAATTCCAGCAACCAAGAACAGGGTTATCATGAAAGGTATCGTATCGTGATCTACAGAAATTAGGAATGCACTTTGCCCCGCCGCTAGTAAGGCATCACTGACTGAGAAATACCTTTTAAGCAGAATCTTTTCTCAAAGGCATCACGGGTTGGAACACTTCGATTTGACTTAGGGAACTGTCTGGTGGTGGTTTTGTAAGGAGGGAACTGTGGTTGCGTTTTGTTCGCTCGTGATAAAGATTGTGGTGAtatcttggattttttttcttttttttttgtagatcgagatttttttgtaaatgtttacAATTCGGATGTTTTTTGTAAATCGagaatgtttgtatttttttatatcttgtttttttttttttttttttttttttgtaaatcgatttttttttttgtaatttatacaTTTTGGACATTTTTGTAAATTTAGATTGTTTGTAAATTCATACAGTTTGGATATTTCGTAAATCAAAAGTCAATGAAAGATAAAGTTGCTTGgatattttgtaaattaaaaatgatTGTGACTTAAGACCGTTTGCGTATATAGTGAATTAAGAATATTTGTAAGTCCAGATTATCTGCAATGTAAAACTATTTGAATATTTTGCAGATCCATATTGTTTATAAATCAAaccttctttgtttattttccaaaTTAAGAATGGATATGAATTAATCAAAAGAAGATCGTCtccttatttcatattttcatttatatggaGATGGTTCAATAGAGgtttgtttatgcatatacaaAGGACTTGAACATGTGTTTGATTATCCACATGTAGGTTCAAGGCGACTCGTGTAAACAAACAACgtaactgtttatttttccttaagGCATATCATTACGTTATAGAGAAAATTGAATTAGTTATTTTATCTTGTTTACATGTAAATACGCCCATCGTTTTTTTATCAAGATTTTGAAACCAAGACATTTTAAAAGTAGGACAACGTGACTAAATAAAAATGCTCCATTGTTCTCTGACAAAAATTAAAAGTTGCAATTTGCAAAATgatttcatttcaatttttacGTGAATAAAATATTAAAGGACAATAGTTCATATATCAGTAAAAGTTCTCCTCCTACCTCCGATCTGTTTATCAGTCTTTCTGCTTTAATGTGCGTGCGTTTATGTAGGAATGTAGATACACGTGttaacataaataaacagataaatatgtaaatttgcatgtacacgtacatacactcacacacacatacgtgtgtataatTACAAcagtaacgatactaatgataacaataataatgctaataacaataattatgatgaaagtaataatgataacaatactaataataatgataataatagtaataataataataataataataataataataataataataataataataatgataataataataataataataataataataataataaaataataataataataataataataataataataacaatgataataataataacaataataataataataataagtgataatactaataacataaataataatgacaaaattaacaataataataataataaaaaagaaaaatgataataataatgttgatgataaaaatgatgattttaattatagagataatcatgatgacaccaataataatgatagcgactgcaataatgataatgataataataacataataatagtaataataataataataataataataataataataataataataataataataataataataataaggatattaataataataatagtaataatagtaatgataataataatgataataataatgataataataataataataacaaaaataatactgctaacagtaatgataataacaatgactgtCAGTGATAAAGAGTAATGCAAAATGTATATCCGTTAAAAATAGTAAGAATATTGTGTTTTACGAAGTTTTGTGTTTGTTCTAATGCTTCTAACTAAAGATAATTTTTgtgaattacatttttttttgtaattccatTATGAAAGCAGCaaatttatattgtaaaaaaaaaaaattcagatgaCGAAAAGAATATCAGATTTTAAAGATACCGAGCATGAATATTCCCGCATTTTAAAGATGACGGTGAATTTAGATAATACTAAAGGTAACACGAAATAAAGTAAGATATAGAACAAACAAGAGGAAGTTATTTGTGTCTacggtgggggaggagaggggggagagggggaagaggtgggggagaagaggaggagggggtcatgtggggaggagggggtggtaccTGATGTTCTGGGGTGTTTGTTCGggactggggggagggagggagggggtatgtgtAAGTGCTAGTGGTACTGGAAGTGTAGGGGTGTTTGCACAGTGTTGAAAGGTGTACGTGTGTATTTTGGATGTCTCATGgatttgtttgtgagtgtttatgtgtgtgttgttttgtttgtgtgtgtatttgcgtttatgttatgtatgtgcgtgtgtatatatatatatgtatgtatgtgtgtgtctgtgtgtgtgtgtgtgtatgtgtgtgtgtttctgtgtgtgtgtgtgaatttggatCTTTGTTTGTGCACGTGCGTGAACATAAGTATCCATGTGTTACATAGTGTTATCTGTCATCATCCATTATTAAAGGGcatatttttttaacaacaatgataattattatctctaTGCATCTGATCATGCCCGCCTCATTAGGAACCAAAACCCGCCTTTTTATAAGATAGAGACGTTTTGATGTCGTGTACGAGTCAAGAGTTGGGAACAGTTgcatattttctcattttattgcTTTGTTTGCAGGCGGGTTCGTGAGCTCTGCAGGCGAATAAATCTATGAATGGATAAGGAGGCTCTTTTGTTAAAGTAATTACGCACATGCAAGAcagattcatataaataaataaataaataaataaataggatatatatatatatatatatatatatatatatatatatatatatatatatatatatatatatatatttatatttatatatatacatatatatattatttatatatatatatatatatatatatatatatattatatatatatatatatatatacatatacatacatacacacgtgtgtgtgtatgtgcgtgtatttttatacacacacacacatacacacacacacacacacacacacacacacacacacacacacacacacacacacaacacacacacacacacacacacacatacatgtgtgttatataatatatatatatatatatatatatatatatatatatatatatacatatatatatataacacacatacacatgtgtgtgtgtatgtgcgtgtattttatacacacacacacacacacacaaaacacacacacacacacacacacacacacacacacacacacacacacacacacacacacatataaatatatatataacatatatatatatatatatatatatatataatatatatatatacatatatatatatatatatatatataatatatatatacatatatatatacacatacacatacacatgtatgtgtgtatatgcgtatatttttatacacacactcacacacatacacacacacacacaacacacacacacacacacacacacacacacacacacacacaccccacacaccacacacacacacacacacacacacatacatatattatatatatatatatatatatatatatatatatatatatatatatatatataataaaaatatagtaatatatatatatatatatatatatattatatatatatatatgtatatataagtattattataagtatatatatgtatataaatatatatatatatatatatataatataaacacacacacacacacacacacacacacacactcacacaaacacacacacacacacacacacacacacacacacacacacaccacacacacacacacacacacacacacacacacacacacacacacatataatatatattatatatatatatatatatatatatatatatatatatatatactcactcacatacatatacacacacatattatatatatatatatatataatatatatatataatatatatatgtatatatatatgtacattgatctatctatctatttgtctacctatctataagaAATCTTCTTGCATATAGcgtatcatctttctttttttcttttttcttttttttcttttttgaatcagGAATGTAATTGTGCGTATTACGTAAGGAACACAGTAGTTTGTAAATTTACAGAATGAGTTTGTGAAGCTCTAGATGGAAGTGTGAAATTGGTTCGTTTTGTTCGGAAAAGGATGAAATATGATGTCAATGCTGCACAGCTGTTTTCCCCTCCCAAGCAATGGGATCCTGGCGTCTTCTGCAATATGGTCATTTGCATACCTTCACTTTTTGCAACATCTTTACGGTGCGTGGCTATAGAGGACTTTAtgagctttatatatgtgtgtgtgtgtttgtatatgtgtgtgtgtgtgtttgtgtgtgtgtgtgtgtgtgtgtgtgtgtgtgtgtgtgtttacgtgtgtgtttatgtatgtatgaatgtatgtgtgcatgttttttgtttgtatgtgtgtttatatgtatgtatgtatgtacgtatgcatgtatgtatgtatgtatgaatgtatgcatgcatatatgtatgtatggaggtaggtaggtaagtaggtacgTACGTAGGTAGTTATGCATATATTTCCGCCTGTTTACcagtctatctgcctatatatactTAGAGCAGAAGGGTTGAAGGGGATATCGATAGCTAGTCGaatactttatttcatttattcgttaaataaaaaacaatattgttGAAATGCATATGCGAATGATAAGGTCATTTATGCCCGGTTTATTTcatcctatttttatttattcatctattttttctatttggtgAAGGTGCACATGACAGGTGGACGGTGCACGATGACAAGTTGCAAGATTTAGTTGATGATAGTTAGTTATAACGATGTCATTCGATCATGTTGTTTTCAGCGAGGCCACACTAGCTTTTCAGTTGCGCCTTCGCCTCGTAGTAATCttaatcgaacacacacacacacacacacacacacacacacacacacacacacacacacacacacacacatacacacacacacatacacacacacacacacacacacacacaacacacacacacacgtcacacacacacacaacatatatatatatatatatatatatatatatatattatatatatatatatatatatatatatatatatatatattcatatattgtggttgtgtgtgtatgtgtgtatatatatatataataatatatataatatatatataatataatatatatatatatatatatatatatatactacatatacacacatgaatatatatatatatatatatatatatatatatatatatatatatatatatatatatatctgtgtgtgtgttgtgtgtgtagtgtgcggtgtgtgtgtgagtagttgtatgtatagatagatattttgataattagatagatatacatatgtaatatatatatatataaatatatatatatacacatatatatatatatatatatatacatatatatatatatatatatacatatatatatatatatatatatatatatatatatatatatatatatatatatatatatatataaggatgtatGTCTGGACATGTAAGTGTGCGTATACGTTAGCATGTGAacagaaatatatgtacagagaAATGTAAACAGTTTCAACAAATTTACAGGTAAGTTTAGTACTGTCCTTCGCCGCCGTTCATATGTCTTCCCAGCATGACTTCGAGTGTTTGCATGAGCGTAAAACCGCGTCTTGGGCAGGATAGCCGAATCTTGCATGACACAACCGCCTTACCTTGGCTTCCCCTCTCTGCGCATCCCGACCGTCATTTCACTTTCAAACTTTCGTTCCGCCACGTGCCCGCGACTGCGACTTCGGCTGATAAATGTATGCGAAAATGTTTGGATAAACCTCTTGTGGTATTACTCATACTCATATTTTGGCTTCATGTCATTTTTCTGAATGATAGTTGTAGATATAGTGCAAAGTTTGAAGGAGGTGATAGAGATGACGTGATTTATTTAATCAAGTCACAGCCTTCGAACGCCCGAATGCCTCATACCCCTGTAGAAGGTCCCGTATTACCCCTTTTCCCGATATAAAAGCCGGctgctccttccctcctcgtcAGTGTGCTATCATCAGTCCCACAGGTAAGACAGGTAGCAGCGCTCGCCTCACACGCAAACAAGGTCACAGAATCTTACACAGAACGCCAACGAGAGAAACGTGTTCAGAACTTGCGACGGACGAGGAGAGGCGAAGTGAACAGCGAGGGAAACGGAGTTGTGATGTCACTGATTTTTGTTCCTGAACAAGCTAACCGAAAATGATAACTTCGTGTGTCgccatatttcttttaaaaacttaCGGTTACacctatatataagcatatatatatatatatatatatatatatatataaacagacacacacacacacacacacacacacatatatatatatatatatatttatatatatatatatatatatatatatatatatatatatatatatatatatatctgtgtgtgtgtgtgtgtgtgtgtgtgtgtgtatgtgtgtgtgtggtaaatcgggacacacaaaaacacacacgtgtgtgagtgtgtatgtatatatatatatatatataatatataatatattatatatatatatatatatatatatatatatatatatatatatatatatatatatatatatatatatatatatacatatatatactatatgtatatatatgtgtgtgtgtgtgtgtgtgtgtagatatgtgtatgcatatgtatatatacatatacatataatatatacatatatatgttatatatatatatatatatatatatatgtgtgtgtgtgtgtatatatatatatatatatatatatatatatatatatatatatatatgtatatatatatatatacacatatatacacgtgtgttttgtgtagcaATCTacctatctttaaaaaaaatcctgtacGCACGATGTATGAGAGTCCTCCCTCCCATATTCCAAATACGGCCAACTGCTTCCCGCAGAGCCAACAGCACGCCATAAGCTCCCACTCTGCtcagcctcgctctctctctcgcagtcaCCATGAAGGTCTTCGCCGCCGTGCTctgcctcgccgccgccgcctccgccaggATGGCCTACCAGCTCCCCAACGGCTTCCTCGACATCCTGGGCGGCGACCCCCAGCAGGCCTTCTCCTGCGACAGCCGCGCCTACGGCTACTACGCCGACGTCGCCAACGGCTGCAGGATCTTCCACGTGTGCGAGCCCATCGCCGACGAGGAGGGCGCCGTCGTCGAGACCGCCCACTACTCGTTCGTGTGCGGCAACCAGACCGTGTTCAGCCAGAGCTCCCTCACCTGCGCCCACCCCGAGGACGCCTTCCCCTGCGACCAGGCCGAGACCATGTACGACGCCTCCAACGCCGACTTCGGGAAGATCCCCGTCGATATCTAGACGCCCCGCCCCTCGACGTGTCCGAAAACGTGCCATctctccccatcaccccatcGCCGCGCATGTCTCCCCGTCCTTCCTAGATGTCTGGGAGGGTCATCGCCATTtcgctcctttcctcccccttttttgccttctcctctctgccttccctcGCATTTATTGCCCCTTCTCCTTGTTCTAAACTTTATCTTGCTATTTGATCTCTCTCACACTTCGTTCCCTAGatattcctctcttttattttgcttttttcctttccctcgcacgtccttcccttttttcttattgctctcctttcctcgttttctctttcccctctcagtccctttcctttttgttttccatttccctctctccttcctttatctcccaTCCCTCGATCTTCATCATTGGTGTTTTATTGTatgtcctcctccttttcatcagtGTTGTTTCAAACTTAATCGCTATGTATTCCTTGGGTCTCGTTATGAGGTCCATTCACCTGTGatattgtgttttatgtgtgaatAAAAGCATACATTTAAGTGCATAATTCAGTCCCTTGATATCTGAGAAAGTTGTAAGTTatcatacgatttttttttttactgacgccATGTATAATTCTTCTACGACAAAGCAGAGGAAATTAACCAACTGTCCCTGGTGCACCCATtaatcagttatatatattatatatatattaatccattaatctgttatatatatattatatatatatatatatatatatatatatatatatatatatatatatatatatatgtgtgtgtgtgtatatatatacgtgtgtgtgtgtgtgtgtgtgtgtttgtatatatacatatatatgtatatgtttaaatatatatatacatatatatacatacatatatatgcatatatatatatatatatatatatatatatatatatatatatatatatatataatatatatatatatatatatatatatatatatatatatattattaaacgtatacgtatatatatatatatatatatatatatatatatatatatatatatatatatatatatatacacacacacacacacacacacacacacacacacatatatatatatgtatatatatatatatatatatatatatatatatatatatatatattctttcacttATCTCTGTatgtaactctctctttctctcttactatctctctctctctctacacacacacacacacacacacacacacacacacacacacacacacacacacacacacacacacacacacacgcatatatatatatatatatatatatatatatatatatattttatatatatatatatatatatatatatatatatatatatatatatatatggtataaaaaacccacattgcaaaaactagatttattgaaaatgagactacagtttcgaaatccccctggattccatcttcatgggaggttgacaacaagctccctttcttggacatctTAGTTcgtcgctctgctgaccacttctcactctccatatacaggaagcatatgcatagtggtatgtacatacatttcttctcataTCATCCTCTCCATGCAAAGAGAGGTgctgccacctcgctgttcctccgcgccctccgcatctgtgacccctagTGCCTGGAGGGAGAGATCCACTTCCTGCGTCGcttgttctccaaactgggctaccctcgtcatgttctagACGTCGCATTATCCAAGGCACGGcttaccttctaccacgactctcctcctaaagagattcctcacctgcccgtcctcagcctgccctacactgaggagatttactctctccgtcgccctcttcacccgctcaactgcaggctgatctttcgccagatgaacactctccgtcgcaacctggtcca
This window of the Penaeus monodon isolate SGIC_2016 chromosome 39, NSTDA_Pmon_1, whole genome shotgun sequence genome carries:
- the LOC119597400 gene encoding U-scoloptoxin(01)-Cw1a-like codes for the protein MKVFAAVLCLAAAASARMAYQLPNGFLDILGGDPQQAFSCDSRAYGYYADVANGCRIFHVCEPIADEEGAVVETAHYSFVCGNQTVFSQSSLTCAHPEDAFPCDQAETMYDASNADFGKIPVDI